Sequence from the Clostridium butyricum genome:
AATTCATCGTAATATTCATAAAACGGATTTTCATTGCCTGTCATCTCCATCCATGCAAATAATAATGATCCACCTCTTGATACTATATTCATTGTTCTTTTATCTTCCTTAAATAACTGAACAGTTCTTCTATTGATACCTGCATGAATTGTAACAAAATCAACACCTTGTTTAGCATGAGCTCTTACAACCTCAAGAAAATCTTCTGCTTTTATTTCTAAAAGGTCTTTTTCAAGATATCCTATAGCATCATACATTGGTACAGTTCCTATCATCGCTTTAGAATATTCTATAAGCTTTTCTCTAAATTCCTGTGTCTTACCATAATTACTTAAATCCATAATGGCTTCTGCACCATACTCAATTGCTAATTTAACTTTTTCCATTTCTCTGCAGTAATCAACTGAATCTCCTGAAATTCCAAGGTTAACGTTTATCTTAGTCTTAAGCCCATCTCCTATTCCTTCTGGACTTATTGACTTATGATTTACATTTGCTGGTATAACAACCTTACCTTGAGCCATTAATTTCATTAATTCTTCTACACTCATGCTTTCCTTTTCTGCTACTACTTGCATTTCCTTTGTTACAATACCTTTTTTAGCTGCTTCCATCTGTGTTTTATAATTCATTTTTATTCCTCCACTTATTCAATTACAGTTTAGAATATAAAATTAACACTTAAAGATTTTTATTCTTTCTTTTTAGTTATCAAAATCATATGCTAGCTGTAATTAATATTTTTTATTAATAAAAATAAATTCTGATGTCAATCTATAAAGTAATACTTTGAACTTATTGTTTTTCATTTTTAATATTAATTATTTAAAATTACTACTTGTCCTTTTCCCCTGTGATTTCTTCATATCTTCCTGACTCTTTATATAATTCATAGAAATGATTAGTAGGACCAACCCCCTTACCTAATTCAAAACCATGTTCAATTGCACATGTTATATATTTTTTCCCTGCTTTAACAGCTTCTTCAACAGTCATACCTTTCGCTAAATTTGCAGCTATTGCAGATGATAAAGTACAGCCTGTTCCATGAGTATGAGTTGTATTTAATCTTTCTTGAGGCAATAATATAAAGTTTTTTCCATCAAACAACAAATCTGTAGCATCATCTTCTAAATGCCCACCTTTCACAAGAACTGCTTTAGGTCCAAGTTCCATAAGTTTTATTGCTGCTTCTTTCATCTCATCTACAGTTTTAATCTCAACACCCAATATTTCCTCTGCTTCTGGTAGATTAGGTGTAATTAATTCTGCAAGAGGAAATAGTTCCTTAACTAATGTATCCTTAGCATCTCTTGATAATAAGTTAAATCCACTCTTAGATATCATTACTGGATCTAAAACAACCTTAGGTAAATTTTCAACATTCCTTAATGCTTTTGCTATGGCTTTAATTGATTCAATTTTAGATACCATTCCAATTTTAACTGCATCCACTCTTATATCTTCAAATATTACATTTATCTGTCCTTCAATTATTTCCGGGGTAATATCCTGTATTCCAAAAACCCCCATAGTATTTTGAACCGTCACAGCTGTTATAACACTCATTCCATAAACTCCATTAGCCTGAAATGATTTTAAATCTGCTTGAATACCTGCTCCTCCACAACTGTCTGATCCTGCAATTGTCAATGCTCTAAACATAAAAATCGTCCTTTCTTATTTATCAATATATAATAAAACTTTCTAACTAACAATATATTAAAAGCCAATTATCATACTTTTCCTATACTTTCCCTATGTATTTCTTCATTATTAATTAAAGTTTTTTGTATGATAGGTATCTTTAAGAAAAAGTACCCTATAATTGCACCAACGGTGCAACTCATTAT
This genomic interval carries:
- the thiD gene encoding bifunctional hydroxymethylpyrimidine kinase/phosphomethylpyrimidine kinase — its product is MFRALTIAGSDSCGGAGIQADLKSFQANGVYGMSVITAVTVQNTMGVFGIQDITPEIIEGQINVIFEDIRVDAVKIGMVSKIESIKAIAKALRNVENLPKVVLDPVMISKSGFNLLSRDAKDTLVKELFPLAELITPNLPEAEEILGVEIKTVDEMKEAAIKLMELGPKAVLVKGGHLEDDATDLLFDGKNFILLPQERLNTTHTHGTGCTLSSAIAANLAKGMTVEEAVKAGKKYITCAIEHGFELGKGVGPTNHFYELYKESGRYEEITGEKDK